One segment of Nocardioides sp. QY071 DNA contains the following:
- a CDS encoding cupin domain-containing protein: MNRVLDVSADVPTQLLDDAMVLAGSPEAGSRALAAVAGVEVGVWEMTPGTAADIEVDEVFVVLSGAATVTFHDGEVIDLAPGTVVRLRAGDQTTWVVHETLRKIYVA; encoded by the coding sequence GTGAATCGTGTGCTCGATGTTTCCGCTGACGTGCCGACCCAACTCCTCGACGACGCGATGGTCCTTGCGGGCTCCCCGGAAGCGGGATCGAGGGCGCTGGCCGCTGTCGCCGGCGTAGAGGTCGGCGTCTGGGAGATGACGCCCGGCACTGCCGCCGACATCGAAGTCGACGAGGTCTTCGTGGTCCTCAGCGGAGCAGCCACGGTGACCTTCCACGACGGCGAGGTCATCGACCTCGCACCGGGCACGGTCGTCCGCCTGCGAGCCGGCGACCAGACCACCTGGGTCGTCCACGAGACCCTTCGCAAGATCTACGTCGCCTGA
- a CDS encoding FAD-dependent oxidoreductase gives MNYSALSLWHETTPTDWSARRALSGEVEVDVAIVGAGFTGLWTAYYLSRARPDMRIAIVEAEVAGFGASGRNGGWCSGLFPVDLGDEQAAVMRATVDEVLRIAAEEGIDCHATKSGTISLIRNGAQLKRVRASGAHVLTPAQTAQHVRASRVLGSTFTPDCAVIHPARLVRGLADVVARRSVTIYEKSPVLRVQPGEVRTAVGTVRAKYVVRATEGFTPKLPRLARAIIPVYSLMVATEPLSEATWERIGLASRPTFTDHRHLVIYGQRTADDRLVLGGRGAPYHLGSKVAPGYDRAPRVFAKLQETVIDLFPALDKARFTHAWGGPLGISRDWHPSVGLDRTTGMAWAGGYVGDGVSTTNLAGRTLADLILSRNSRLVRLPWVDHKSPLWEPEPLRWVGVNAGLRAMTMADAEERFTGRPSLIARAMAPLIGH, from the coding sequence GTGAACTACTCCGCCCTGTCTCTGTGGCACGAAACGACCCCTACTGACTGGAGCGCTCGGCGCGCCCTCAGCGGCGAGGTCGAGGTCGACGTTGCCATCGTCGGCGCCGGTTTCACCGGCCTATGGACTGCCTATTACCTCAGCCGTGCGCGCCCCGACATGCGCATCGCGATCGTCGAGGCTGAGGTCGCCGGCTTCGGCGCCTCGGGGCGCAATGGCGGCTGGTGCTCCGGACTCTTTCCTGTCGACCTTGGCGACGAACAGGCCGCCGTGATGCGAGCGACCGTCGACGAGGTCCTTCGGATTGCAGCAGAGGAGGGCATCGACTGTCATGCCACGAAGTCCGGGACCATTTCCCTGATTCGCAACGGGGCGCAACTGAAGCGCGTGCGGGCCTCAGGCGCACACGTGCTCACGCCTGCCCAGACTGCTCAACACGTCCGAGCCAGTCGCGTGCTTGGCTCGACGTTCACACCCGACTGCGCAGTCATTCATCCAGCGCGTCTCGTCCGCGGCCTCGCCGACGTCGTAGCTCGTCGCAGCGTGACCATCTACGAGAAGTCACCGGTGCTTCGGGTACAGCCCGGCGAGGTGCGAACCGCCGTCGGAACCGTCCGAGCCAAGTACGTCGTGCGGGCAACCGAAGGATTCACTCCGAAGCTGCCCCGCTTGGCGCGCGCGATCATCCCTGTCTACTCGTTGATGGTTGCCACCGAGCCGCTCAGCGAGGCGACGTGGGAACGAATCGGCTTGGCCTCCCGGCCCACCTTCACCGATCATCGCCATCTTGTGATCTACGGCCAGCGGACCGCAGATGATCGCCTGGTCCTCGGTGGTCGTGGCGCCCCTTACCACCTTGGATCCAAGGTTGCGCCGGGCTACGACCGCGCGCCGCGGGTGTTCGCCAAGCTGCAGGAGACCGTCATCGACCTGTTCCCGGCATTGGACAAAGCACGGTTCACCCACGCGTGGGGCGGGCCCCTCGGCATATCGCGGGACTGGCATCCGTCAGTCGGTCTCGACAGGACCACGGGGATGGCTTGGGCCGGTGGCTATGTCGGCGACGGCGTCTCGACGACCAATCTTGCCGGCAGGACTCTCGCTGACCTGATCCTGTCACGAAACTCGAGGCTCGTGCGACTCCCATGGGTCGACCACAAGTCGCCCCTGTGGGAGCCCGAGCCGCTGAGGTGGGTTGGCGTGAATGCCGGCCTGCGCGCCATGACGATGGCTGACGCGGAGGAGCGGTTCACGGGCCGGCCATCGTTGATCGCGCGGGCCATGGCACCGCTGATTGGGCACTGA
- a CDS encoding DoxX family protein: MDVVVLIARILFVAIFLASGVGHLAQTEAMTGYAKFKGVPAPKLSTVVSGLLMLVGSLSVLLGVWGDLGSLLLLVAIAPIAPMMHRYWNEQGEARMNEQVQFNKTVSLVGGALALFALFALVPTLGLTITGPLFNV; the protein is encoded by the coding sequence ATGGACGTTGTCGTCCTCATCGCCCGCATTCTCTTCGTCGCCATCTTCCTCGCCTCCGGCGTGGGCCACCTCGCTCAGACCGAGGCCATGACTGGCTACGCTAAGTTCAAGGGCGTTCCGGCTCCCAAGCTGAGCACCGTCGTGTCGGGTCTGCTCATGCTCGTCGGTTCCCTCTCGGTCCTGCTTGGTGTCTGGGGCGACCTGGGCTCGCTTCTCCTGCTGGTCGCGATTGCGCCCATCGCGCCGATGATGCACCGCTACTGGAACGAGCAGGGTGAGGCCCGGATGAACGAGCAGGTCCAGTTCAACAAGACCGTCAGCCTGGTCGGCGGCGCGCTCGCGCTGTTCGCACTCTTCGCCCTGGTGCCGACGCTCGGGCTGACCATCACGGGCCCGCTGTTCAACGTCTGA
- the pdxS gene encoding pyridoxal 5'-phosphate synthase lyase subunit PdxS: MGITVTQTLHGGATSATGSTRVKRGMAEMLKGGVIMDVVTPEQAKVAEDAGAVAVMALERVPADIRAQGGVSRMSDPDMIDGIIEAVSIPVMAKARIGHFAEAQVLQSLGVDYIDESEVLTPADYANHIDKWAFTVPFVCGATNLGEALRRITEGAAMIRSKGEAGTGDVSNAVTHMRTMTGQIRRLTMMLEDELYVAAKDLQAPYELVVEVATTGKLPVVLFTAGGIATPADAAMMMQLGAEGVFVGSGIFKSGNPVQRAEAIVKATTFFDDPDVVAKVSRGLGEAMVGINIDELPQPHRLSARGW, encoded by the coding sequence ATGGGAATCACCGTGACACAGACACTCCACGGCGGTGCGACCAGTGCCACAGGATCGACGCGCGTGAAGCGTGGCATGGCCGAGATGCTCAAGGGTGGGGTCATCATGGACGTCGTCACCCCGGAGCAGGCGAAGGTCGCGGAGGACGCTGGTGCGGTGGCGGTGATGGCGCTCGAGCGGGTGCCCGCGGACATCCGTGCCCAGGGTGGTGTGTCGCGGATGAGCGACCCGGACATGATCGACGGGATCATCGAGGCGGTCTCGATCCCGGTGATGGCGAAGGCCCGGATCGGTCACTTCGCCGAGGCGCAGGTGCTGCAGTCGTTGGGTGTGGACTACATCGACGAGTCCGAGGTGCTGACCCCGGCCGACTACGCCAACCACATCGACAAGTGGGCCTTCACGGTGCCGTTCGTGTGTGGTGCGACGAACCTGGGTGAGGCGCTGCGGCGGATCACCGAGGGCGCGGCGATGATCCGCTCCAAGGGTGAGGCCGGCACGGGTGACGTGTCGAACGCGGTGACCCACATGCGAACAATGACGGGGCAGATCCGTCGGCTGACGATGATGCTGGAAGACGAGCTGTACGTCGCCGCAAAGGACCTGCAGGCGCCGTACGAACTGGTTGTGGAGGTAGCGACGACGGGCAAGCTGCCCGTGGTGCTGTTCACCGCTGGCGGGATCGCGACGCCGGCGGATGCGGCGATGATGATGCAGCTGGGTGCCGAGGGTGTGTTCGTGGGCTCGGGGATCTTCAAGTCGGGCAACCCGGTGCAGCGGGCGGAGGCGATCGTGAAGGCCACGACGTTCTTCGACGACCCGGACGTGGTCGCGAAGGTCTCTCGCGGTCTGGGGGAGGCGATGGTCGGCATCAACATCGACGAGCTGCCCCAGCCGCACCGGCTCTCAGCGAGAGGTTGGTGA
- a CDS encoding PucR family transcriptional regulator ligand-binding domain-containing protein has product MTLREALSLPAFRRAAPEVVAGASGLERAIRWVHATERVDVGSLLRPGDLVLTMGTGLPPDKDAAGLRAFVQELADVESVGLVVELGRRWEDGLPRPLVEACEDLAVPLVALRHETRFAAIAQAVGERVVDEQLAELRDAQRVHETFTELSFSHAGPHDILDAVQRLAGAPVVVENVQHRPLDYLAGAEDMAGFLDEWSARSQRVVVAGRTGWDARNGWLVTRLGSADNAWGRLVIGSPGAPSQRLIAVAERAAAALALHRLNDRDRDNLMRRTHYEILQGLQREPDSAEVVRRCDLSGFPTQRRQFLGIVVRPKVGGQLAAEAPELAAAVVRGAHALRLPALVCEVERDVVALLSVTTSTNADAAADRLAKRLLQHHDVTVAAGQVVLDRSGIARTVTEAGQVADAVPHGRDHVTGDVHRLKDLHLRGLLALFGADERLRLFIDRELSALKAHDQTRGARTDLMAALRSLLHHPGSKTDAAASLHLSRAAFYSRIAMIEKALGVDLDDPDVRVSLHVALVADELFEAFDN; this is encoded by the coding sequence GTGACGTTGCGTGAGGCGTTGTCGCTCCCGGCTTTCCGGCGCGCGGCACCCGAGGTGGTCGCCGGAGCGTCGGGGCTTGAACGTGCGATCCGTTGGGTTCATGCGACGGAGCGGGTCGACGTGGGAAGCCTGCTGCGTCCGGGTGATCTGGTCCTCACGATGGGTACCGGCCTTCCGCCCGACAAGGACGCTGCGGGACTCCGCGCGTTCGTCCAAGAGCTGGCTGATGTCGAGAGTGTCGGGCTCGTGGTGGAGCTAGGCCGTCGCTGGGAGGACGGTCTTCCGCGCCCTCTCGTGGAAGCATGTGAAGACCTCGCGGTGCCACTGGTCGCCTTGCGGCATGAGACGCGATTCGCCGCGATCGCGCAGGCCGTGGGCGAGCGCGTGGTCGACGAACAGCTGGCCGAACTGCGCGATGCCCAGCGCGTGCACGAGACCTTCACCGAGCTGAGCTTCAGCCATGCCGGACCGCACGACATCCTTGATGCGGTGCAGCGGCTCGCGGGCGCGCCCGTGGTGGTGGAGAACGTCCAACACCGACCTCTGGACTATCTCGCGGGCGCGGAGGATATGGCTGGCTTCCTGGACGAGTGGTCCGCCCGGTCCCAACGGGTGGTTGTCGCGGGCCGCACGGGCTGGGACGCCCGCAACGGCTGGCTGGTGACAAGGCTCGGCTCCGCCGACAATGCCTGGGGACGGCTGGTCATCGGCTCGCCCGGTGCGCCTTCACAGCGTCTGATCGCGGTTGCGGAGCGAGCTGCGGCAGCTCTCGCACTGCACAGGTTGAACGACCGGGATCGGGACAACCTGATGCGTCGTACTCACTACGAGATCCTGCAGGGACTCCAGCGCGAACCGGATTCAGCCGAGGTGGTTCGCCGTTGCGACCTGAGCGGCTTCCCAACTCAGCGGCGTCAGTTCCTGGGCATCGTCGTTCGGCCCAAGGTCGGCGGTCAGCTGGCAGCGGAGGCGCCCGAGCTCGCGGCAGCGGTCGTGCGCGGGGCTCATGCGCTGCGCTTGCCCGCGTTGGTCTGCGAAGTCGAGCGCGACGTCGTGGCTCTCCTGTCGGTCACGACTTCAACCAATGCGGACGCGGCGGCCGACCGGTTGGCAAAGAGGCTGCTTCAGCACCATGACGTGACTGTCGCTGCCGGCCAGGTCGTGCTCGACCGGTCGGGGATCGCGCGGACGGTGACAGAGGCCGGGCAGGTTGCTGATGCCGTCCCGCATGGTCGCGACCACGTCACCGGAGACGTCCATCGCCTCAAGGACCTGCATCTGCGCGGCCTGCTCGCGCTGTTCGGTGCCGACGAACGCTTGCGGCTCTTCATCGACCGAGAACTGTCGGCTCTCAAGGCACACGACCAGACGAGAGGTGCGCGCACGGATCTGATGGCCGCGCTCCGCTCGCTCTTGCACCATCCCGGAAGCAAGACAGACGCGGCGGCAAGTCTGCACCTGTCCCGTGCCGCGTTCTACAGCCGGATAGCCATGATCGAGAAGGCCCTCGGAGTCGATCTGGACGACCCGGATGTCAGGGTGTCGCTCCACGTCGCGCTGGTGGCAGACGAACTGTTCGAGGCATTCGACAACTGA
- a CDS encoding FAD-dependent oxidoreductase: protein MIPQPTAYERHAPDTRVVRRALAESTRAVYWLEEANARAQFTSLTAGTSADLTIVGGGYLGLWTAVQAKRRNPGQRVVLLEAETVGWAASGRNGGFCEASITHGEENGRSRWPDDYELLERLGQDNLDGFERDVRDLELDCHWERNGTLAVAVEEHQVAWLGDSPHRLDRAAVRAEIDSPLFLAGALDLGGSALVHPARLALELARVAADLGVEIHEHSRVVAVDSAAAGSSVDVRTERATVRSDRVVLATNVFRSLLRRNRLMTIPVYDYVLMTEPLTDEQMALIGWSARQGLTDLANQFHYSRLTRDNRILYGGYDAMYYPGGKVKEQYEERPETYERLASHFFATFPQLEDVRFSHRWAGAIDTCTQFTAFYGLSHRDRVAHAAGFTGLGVGATRFAADTLLDLLAGTPTRRTQLKMVRKRPMPFPPEPVAALGINLTRWSLDRADHRQGQRNALLRTLDAMGLGFDS, encoded by the coding sequence GTGATCCCCCAGCCCACGGCCTACGAACGCCATGCACCCGACACCCGCGTAGTCCGGCGTGCACTCGCCGAGTCGACCAGAGCGGTGTACTGGCTGGAGGAGGCGAACGCCCGGGCACAGTTCACTTCCCTGACAGCAGGCACGTCCGCCGACCTGACCATCGTCGGGGGCGGCTACCTGGGGCTGTGGACCGCCGTGCAGGCCAAGCGACGCAACCCGGGCCAACGCGTGGTTCTGCTCGAAGCCGAGACCGTCGGCTGGGCAGCATCGGGTCGCAACGGCGGGTTCTGCGAAGCCTCGATCACCCACGGCGAGGAGAACGGCCGCTCGCGCTGGCCCGACGACTACGAGCTCCTCGAGCGGCTCGGGCAGGACAACCTCGACGGGTTCGAGAGGGACGTCCGCGACCTGGAGCTGGACTGCCACTGGGAACGCAACGGCACACTAGCGGTCGCTGTCGAGGAGCACCAGGTGGCATGGCTGGGCGATTCCCCCCACAGACTTGACCGTGCTGCGGTGCGGGCCGAGATCGACAGCCCGTTGTTCTTGGCCGGCGCCCTCGACCTTGGGGGCAGCGCTCTCGTGCATCCGGCACGCCTCGCCCTCGAGCTCGCGCGGGTTGCCGCCGACCTCGGCGTCGAAATCCATGAGCACTCGCGAGTGGTGGCTGTCGATTCCGCCGCAGCGGGCAGCAGCGTCGACGTCCGAACCGAGCGCGCAACCGTGCGCTCGGACCGGGTCGTCCTGGCCACGAATGTCTTCCGCTCGCTCCTGCGACGCAACCGCCTGATGACGATCCCCGTCTACGACTACGTCCTGATGACCGAGCCCCTCACCGACGAGCAGATGGCATTGATCGGGTGGAGCGCGCGCCAGGGCCTAACCGACCTCGCCAACCAGTTCCACTACTCCCGCCTGACCCGCGACAACCGGATCCTCTACGGCGGCTACGACGCGATGTACTACCCCGGAGGCAAAGTCAAAGAGCAGTACGAAGAGCGCCCCGAGACCTACGAACGCCTCGCTTCGCACTTCTTCGCGACCTTCCCACAGCTCGAGGACGTCCGGTTCAGCCATCGTTGGGCCGGCGCTATCGACACGTGCACCCAGTTCACGGCGTTCTACGGTCTCTCCCACCGCGACCGGGTTGCCCACGCCGCCGGCTTCACAGGTCTCGGCGTCGGGGCCACACGCTTCGCCGCCGACACCCTCCTCGATCTCCTCGCCGGCACCCCGACCCGGCGTACCCAGCTCAAGATGGTGCGAAAGCGACCGATGCCGTTCCCGCCCGAGCCCGTGGCCGCCTTGGGGATCAATCTGACTCGGTGGTCGCTCGACCGCGCCGATCACCGACAGGGGCAGCGCAACGCGCTCCTCAGGACGCTCGACGCGATGGGACTCGGCTTCGACTCATGA
- a CDS encoding gamma-aminobutyraldehyde dehydrogenase, with translation MTDIISNFIDGQLVPSATASFIELVDPVTGQPDGTSPVSLTSEVDQAYAAAERAQDSWKRLTPGQRQAYLLDLATAVAARRDEISEVQARDTGQPVRYIASEEVDQGVDQLRFFAGAARLLEGKSTGEYLAGHTSSIRREPIGVVGQVTPWNYPFAMAIWKIAPALAAGNTIVLKPSDTTPRSTMLLAEIAGDILPPGVLNVVNGDATTGRYLVEHPTPGLVAITGSVRAGIEVAVSAARSLKRAHLELGGKAPVVVMPDADLAPAAEAIAAAAYFNAGQDCTAATRVIVHESVHDEFVALLRKAAEATRPGLPADVDADYGPLNNAHHFSKVEAFFADLPPHAHVVTGGGRHGDTGYFFQPTIVTRVLQQDRIVQEEVFGPVLTVQSFSDEVDAIAMANGVPYGLAASVWTRDHGTAERLTRELDFGCVWLNTHIPFVSEMPHGGFGASGYGKDLSGYGFDDYTRIKHVMSAHY, from the coding sequence ATGACCGACATCATCAGCAACTTCATCGACGGCCAGCTCGTGCCTTCGGCCACGGCCTCGTTCATCGAGCTCGTCGACCCCGTCACCGGTCAACCCGACGGGACGTCGCCCGTCTCCCTGACCTCCGAGGTCGACCAGGCCTACGCCGCCGCCGAGCGAGCCCAGGACTCCTGGAAGAGACTCACCCCCGGGCAACGCCAGGCCTACCTTCTCGACCTGGCCACTGCAGTCGCCGCCCGCCGCGACGAGATCAGCGAGGTTCAGGCTCGCGACACCGGCCAACCGGTGCGGTACATCGCCAGCGAAGAGGTTGACCAAGGCGTCGATCAGCTCAGGTTCTTCGCCGGTGCAGCTCGACTCCTCGAAGGAAAGTCGACCGGCGAGTACCTTGCAGGACACACCTCCAGCATCCGACGCGAGCCGATCGGCGTCGTCGGCCAGGTCACCCCATGGAACTACCCCTTCGCGATGGCGATCTGGAAGATCGCACCCGCGCTGGCCGCAGGCAACACCATCGTGCTTAAGCCGAGCGACACCACTCCCCGCTCCACCATGCTCCTCGCGGAGATCGCCGGCGACATCCTTCCGCCGGGCGTGCTCAACGTGGTCAACGGTGACGCCACGACCGGTCGATACCTGGTCGAGCACCCGACGCCTGGTCTCGTCGCGATCACCGGATCCGTGCGCGCTGGGATCGAGGTTGCCGTGTCGGCGGCCCGCTCCCTCAAGCGCGCTCACCTCGAACTGGGTGGCAAGGCGCCCGTGGTCGTCATGCCGGATGCCGACCTGGCCCCGGCCGCCGAGGCGATCGCCGCGGCGGCGTACTTCAATGCCGGCCAGGATTGCACGGCAGCCACCCGGGTGATCGTGCACGAGAGTGTCCATGACGAGTTCGTGGCGCTGCTCCGCAAGGCCGCCGAGGCGACCCGCCCCGGCCTTCCCGCCGATGTGGATGCCGACTACGGTCCGCTCAACAACGCCCACCACTTCAGCAAGGTCGAGGCCTTCTTCGCCGATCTGCCGCCGCACGCCCACGTCGTCACCGGGGGTGGACGCCACGGCGACACCGGCTACTTCTTCCAACCCACGATCGTCACCCGCGTCCTGCAACAGGATCGGATCGTCCAGGAGGAGGTGTTCGGCCCGGTCCTGACGGTGCAGTCGTTCTCCGACGAAGTGGACGCGATCGCGATGGCCAATGGTGTTCCCTATGGTCTTGCCGCCAGCGTGTGGACCCGCGATCACGGGACCGCGGAGCGACTGACCCGCGAGCTCGATTTCGGGTGCGTGTGGCTCAACACGCACATCCCGTTCGTCTCGGAGATGCCCCACGGCGGATTCGGCGCGTCCGGGTACGGCAAGGACCTCTCTGGCTACGGCTTCGACGACTACACGCGAATCAAGCACGTCATGAGCGCGCACTACTGA